Proteins encoded in a region of the Streptomyces sp. NBC_01298 genome:
- a CDS encoding vitamin K epoxide reductase family protein — MTTHRGTTAQRGPTTPRGTALLLLIGGLIGALASGVLTYDRIRTLEDPLFTPGCNVNAVLSCGDVMTTWQGNLLGFPNMLLGLAGFAALAGLGTALVAGALFPRWLWRGLWAGIAAGFAFTVWLISQCLYVIGALCPWCMVVWAVMIPLFWYVTRHLAPAGSRLRALPHWVVPLAAYGVVAALILTKFGTRLL, encoded by the coding sequence ATGACCACCCATAGGGGAACGACCGCCCAACGGGGACCGACGACCCCGCGGGGCACCGCCCTGCTCCTGCTCATCGGCGGCCTCATCGGCGCCCTGGCCTCCGGCGTCCTCACCTACGACCGCATCCGCACCCTGGAGGACCCCCTCTTCACCCCGGGCTGCAACGTCAACGCGGTGCTGAGCTGCGGCGACGTGATGACCACCTGGCAGGGCAACCTGCTCGGCTTCCCCAACATGCTGCTCGGCCTGGCCGGCTTCGCGGCCCTCGCCGGACTGGGCACGGCCCTGGTCGCCGGGGCGCTGTTCCCCCGGTGGCTGTGGCGCGGGCTGTGGGCCGGGATCGCGGCCGGATTCGCCTTCACGGTGTGGCTGATCAGCCAGTGCCTGTACGTGATCGGGGCCCTGTGCCCGTGGTGCATGGTCGTCTGGGCGGTGATGATCCCGCTGTTCTGGTACGTCACCCGCCACCTGGCCCCGGCCGGCTCCCGGCTGCGGGCGCTCCCCCACTGGGTCGTGCCGCTGGCGGCGTACGGCGTGGTGGCGGCGCTCATCCTGACGAAGTTCGGCACCCGGCTGCTGTGA
- a CDS encoding sensor histidine kinase translates to MHVKPAPSAPHRLTAFGRRLGQGWAGSPRVMDLLAALSCLGLMALDLPGLAAADNSLSGPSAAVVLAVGCSTLLVRRRLPWVSYLAALVFIGWLHELTLIQFALYSVGRFRGRRAGVLATLGYVAFALCLFCCVPGWPLARAETLSSFLSLVVPIGVLASAVGIAAYRHDLVRELDTRRAESAVLQAVQQERTSVARDVHDFVGRELTLLTVRSEVLSMRSRETAYAKDFEELADTARRAHLVLNEIIVQRGERAATPGVEGLAVLAEESGRAGSPVRLALDPAVHGLSPLRQAAVYRVVQECLTNAAKHARGQTIEVSIAADGPQLRIAVRNGLAERHPTRAPVSAGSGTASMSERVRSLGGTLTATRTRDAYEVIATLPKG, encoded by the coding sequence ATGCACGTCAAGCCCGCCCCTTCGGCGCCCCACCGGCTCACGGCCTTCGGCCGCCGGCTCGGGCAGGGCTGGGCCGGGTCGCCGCGCGTGATGGACCTGCTGGCGGCGCTCAGCTGCCTGGGCCTGATGGCGCTCGACCTGCCGGGCCTGGCGGCCGCCGACAACTCGCTGAGCGGGCCCTCCGCGGCGGTCGTCCTGGCCGTCGGCTGCTCCACGCTGCTGGTGCGGCGCCGACTGCCCTGGGTCTCGTACCTCGCCGCGCTGGTCTTCATCGGCTGGCTGCACGAGCTGACCCTGATCCAGTTCGCGCTGTACTCGGTGGGCCGCTTCCGCGGGCGCCGGGCCGGTGTCCTCGCCACCTTGGGCTACGTCGCCTTCGCGCTGTGCCTGTTCTGCTGCGTGCCGGGCTGGCCGCTGGCCCGGGCCGAGACCCTCAGCTCCTTCCTCAGCCTCGTCGTGCCCATCGGGGTCCTCGCCTCGGCCGTCGGCATCGCCGCCTACCGGCACGACCTGGTGCGCGAGCTCGACACCCGGCGCGCCGAGTCCGCCGTGCTCCAGGCGGTCCAGCAGGAGCGGACCTCCGTCGCCCGCGACGTCCACGACTTCGTCGGGCGCGAGCTGACCCTGCTGACGGTCCGCTCCGAGGTGCTGTCGATGCGCTCGCGCGAAACGGCGTACGCGAAGGACTTTGAAGAGCTCGCCGACACCGCGCGCCGGGCCCACCTGGTGCTCAACGAGATCATCGTGCAGCGCGGGGAGCGGGCGGCGACCCCGGGCGTGGAGGGGCTGGCGGTGCTCGCGGAGGAGAGCGGCCGCGCGGGTTCGCCCGTACGGCTCGCCCTGGATCCGGCCGTGCACGGACTGTCGCCGCTGCGTCAGGCGGCGGTCTACCGGGTGGTGCAGGAATGCCTGACCAACGCCGCCAAGCACGCGCGCGGCCAAACCATCGAGGTGTCCATCGCGGCCGACGGTCCGCAGCTGCGGATCGCCGTCCGCAACGGGCTGGCGGAGCGCCACCCGACCCGGGCCCCCGTCTCGGCGGGCTCGGGCACGGCCAGCATGTCGGAGCGCGTGCGGAGCCTGGGCGGCACCCTGACGGCGACGCGCACGCGGGACGCGTACGAGG